The following coding sequences lie in one Alloacidobacterium dinghuense genomic window:
- a CDS encoding YncE family protein, which yields MLHVRRMPSGQSDPAFSADEIERVRSLHLAKKQRACLISLLLLLAPLASCRRRDFPQYPADYREYAYVTSGGSNTVTVLDLVNLRQDRVIRVGDNPTGLAANPVKNEIYAVNTNSSSVSVIDAQKNAVVATIPVHSKPYFIDLDARGERGYVANSGSNNVSVIDLTRRREIALIGAGEGPGMARISPDGKSLVVTNRTSGSVTVVDPQTYKVRSVFTGCPAATYAVILPDSSKAFVACSGGHQVMVVGLARTDSPIAIEHADRLLTFLDVGQTPVHLALKPDGGEIFVSNFDSDTISEIATQANEVGGAYLVGAHPASAVVSADNSTLWISKFNTGSIEVYSIDDGKTINTVHVGDGPDALAFSAEGHLLLVADARSNDVAVVRVMSRTPGGINRVGTLFTLLPAGKQPNDIVVKAFHVR from the coding sequence TTGCTTCACGTTAGACGCATGCCATCCGGCCAGTCAGACCCAGCTTTTTCTGCAGATGAGATAGAGAGGGTTCGCAGTCTTCACCTTGCGAAGAAACAGCGGGCCTGTCTCATTTCTCTGCTCTTGCTGCTTGCGCCGCTGGCGTCCTGCCGCCGACGAGACTTTCCACAGTATCCGGCAGATTACCGCGAATATGCTTACGTAACCAGCGGCGGCAGCAATACCGTTACCGTTCTCGACCTGGTGAATCTGCGGCAGGACCGGGTGATTCGCGTGGGTGACAATCCTACGGGACTCGCAGCCAATCCAGTAAAGAACGAAATTTACGCCGTTAATACGAACAGTAGTTCAGTGAGCGTCATTGACGCGCAGAAGAACGCGGTTGTAGCGACGATTCCGGTTCACAGCAAGCCGTATTTCATTGATCTGGACGCGAGGGGTGAGCGCGGTTATGTTGCAAACTCCGGCTCCAACAATGTATCGGTCATTGACCTGACGAGGCGGCGAGAGATTGCACTGATCGGAGCGGGCGAAGGTCCGGGAATGGCGCGCATCTCTCCTGACGGCAAGAGTCTGGTCGTCACGAATCGAACGAGCGGAAGCGTTACCGTTGTTGACCCGCAGACCTATAAGGTTCGCAGCGTTTTCACCGGATGCCCGGCAGCAACGTATGCGGTCATTCTGCCCGATTCGTCGAAGGCGTTTGTTGCCTGCTCGGGTGGGCATCAGGTGATGGTGGTTGGCCTGGCACGGACTGACAGTCCGATTGCAATCGAGCACGCCGACCGCTTGCTCACCTTTCTTGATGTGGGCCAGACGCCAGTGCATCTGGCGTTGAAGCCGGATGGGGGTGAGATTTTTGTCTCGAACTTTGACAGCGACACAATTTCAGAAATTGCCACGCAGGCGAACGAAGTGGGCGGGGCTTATCTGGTTGGCGCGCATCCAGCGAGCGCAGTTGTAAGCGCGGACAACTCCACGTTGTGGATCAGCAAATTCAACACCGGATCCATTGAGGTGTACTCGATCGACGATGGCAAAACCATCAACACTGTCCATGTGGGCGATGGACCGGACGCGCTTGCTTTTTCAGCTGAAGGGCACCTGTTGCTTGTCGCCGATGCGAGGTCAAACGATGTTGCAGTCGTGCGCGTTATGAGCCGAACGCCGGGCGGAATCAATCGCGTTGGTACGCTCTTCACCCTGCTTCCGGCGGGCAAGCAGCCGAATGACATTGTGGTGAAGGCGTTTCATGTCAGATGA